Proteins found in one Drosophila innubila isolate TH190305 chromosome X, UK_Dinn_1.0, whole genome shotgun sequence genomic segment:
- the LOC117787199 gene encoding UPF0746 protein DDB_G0281095, with the protein MLSIQSQLLLVLAMAGGLSLVSAAGRDELRPTVAPLVSSTMKPTSAPKLEAKPSKPLMIINAPPMKQKHLLKSTVQVKDAKPLQVTGFITKSGNIYEIEDKRGIGHIESRQADQPEDQQIVCNYGSVVIYSDVPCDQVTNVQVGEVQALKDEQPSSEQPPTEAQQSNGAEDNNTEAGNTPRQQSVPQRRRRRRRPVAAGQQQQRQQQRRRIRVNANGNRNGRAGQRRPANRQQQQQQQQQRRRRQQQRRRRQQQQQR; encoded by the exons ATGTTATCGATACAATCGCAGCTGCTCCTGGTCCTGGCCATGGCCGGTGGCCTCTCACTGGTGAGcg CAGCTGGACGCGATGAGCTGCGTCCAACGGTGGCGCCTTTGGTCAGCTCCACGATGAAGCCAACGAGCGCGCCAAAGCTGGAGGCGAAACCCAGCAAACCACTGATGATCATCAATGCACCACCGATGAAACAGAAGCACCTG CTCAAGTCGACGGTGCAGGTGAAGGATGCGAAGCCGCTGCAGGTGACGGGCTTCATAACCAAGTCGGGCAACATCTACGAGATCGAGGACAAGCGCGGCATCGGACACATTGAGTCCCGTCAAGCGGACCAGCCCGAGGACCAGCAAATTGTCTGCAATTACGGCAGTGTTGTCATCTACAGCGATGTGCCCTGCGACCAGGTGACAAATGTCCAGGTCGGTGAGGTGCAAGCGCTGAAGGACGAGCAACCCTCATCCGAGCAGCCACCCACTGAGGCACAGCAGTCCAACGGAGCGGAGGACAACAACACTGAAGCTGGCAACACGCCACGTCAGCAGAGCGTGCCAcagcgtcgacgtcgtcgtcgtcgtcctgTCGCCGctggacagcagcagcagcggcagcagcagcgtcgccGCATCCGAGTCAATGCCAATGGCAATCGCAATGGA CGGGCTGGTCAACGTCGTCCTgccaacaggcaacagcagcagcaacagcagcagcagcgtcgccGTCGCCAGCAGCAACGTCGCCgtcgccagcagcagcagcagcga
- the LOC117784706 gene encoding uncharacterized protein DDB_G0271670: protein MRKGTLLVCLILASCCFMSQAYPQSAAATDSTTTTTISTTTASSVDDNKIKDEESSTTKSSTTVGSNPAEDSTTRSSTTTDSTTGSSNAAEDSSTTAASSTTSASKDNSESSTAQPAVVHSTTPAAAPSTTGTSSTSTTSSATPTDEELKELLQKCEELRRRKKRDSSSSSSSSSASSEEDDDSAEQKAQKKERKKLKKMCKKLRKQQESKGEPNLKELAEGLRAYNERQSQRKH, encoded by the coding sequence ATGCGTAAGGGAACTTTATTGGTCTGTCTAATCCTGGCCAGCTGCTGCTTTATGAGCCAGGCTTATCCCCAGAGTGCAGCTGCTACTGATagtaccacaacaacaacgataagcACAACTACAGCCAGTTCTGTGGATGACAACAAGATAAAGGATGAGGAAAGCAGCACAACGAAGTCCAGCACCACAGTAGGCAGTAATCCAGCTGAGGACTCCACAACGAGATCCAGCACCACAACTGATAGCACCACTGGAAGCAGCAATGCAGCTGAGGACTCCAGCACCACAGCGGCCAGTAGCACCACATCTGCCAGCAAAGACAATTCCGAGTCCAGCACCGCTCAGCCAGCTGTGGTTCATAGCACCACACCTGCAGCTGCACCCAGCACCACCGgcaccagcagcaccagcaccacaTCCTCTGCCACTCCAACGGATGAGGAGCTGAAGGAGCTGCTGCAAAAGTGCGAGGAGCTGCGTCGACGCAAGAAGCGGGacagctcctcctcctcctcctcctcctccgcctcaTCTGAGGAAGACGACGACAGCGCGGAGCAAAAGGCGCAGAAAAAGGAACGCAAGAAGCTCAAGAAAATGTGCAAGAAGCTGAGGAAGCAACAGGAAAGCAAAGGGGAACCGAACCTCAAGGAGCTGGCTGAAGGATTGCGTGCCTACAACGAGCGACAGAGCCAAAggaaacattaa
- the LOC117793306 gene encoding uncharacterized protein LOC117793306 — MTKYGILKSSQPIIMALHWDVTCDGCEKTNLVGYRYKCLRCDNYDLCSECYESELETADHSRNHPFQCLLDRAARELHFNGAEIPDLCADSFTCPICGKMGHAAKELVKHVQSKHLGDNTPVICPLCAAVPSADTLRMSNLVNHMTVMHGTSILRIGGGADNNQVVCTEAAEWPPIGHVHAQSHGLGNRRDQVLTFGCGHGHIPAHGHGPGAGPGRCQGLGQRHGRAYGHGHGHVNDLGHGRLIGCFTDCDSSATMRHTDLNLGSMSELLHQELQPISNPSPSEPPLANEESYSDIDSDDARV; from the exons ATGACAAAatatggaattttgaaaagcaGTCAACCGATT ATAATGGCACTGCACTGGGATGTCACATGCGATGGCTGCGAGAAGACGAATCTAGTTGGTTATCGTTATAAGTGTCTTCGCTGTGACAACTACGATCTATGCTCCGAGTGCTACGAGAGTGAGCTAGAGACGGCAGATCATAGCAGGAATCATCCATTTCAATGCCTCTTAGATCGTGCTGCACGCGAGTTGCACTTTAATGGTGCCGAGATACCGGACCTGTGTGCTGATAGCTTCACTTGCCCCATCTGCGGCAAAATGGGGCATGCAGCGAAGGAGCTGGTGAAGCACGTGCAGTCCAAGCATCTTGGCGATAACACACCAGTTATCTGTCCTCTCTGTGCTGCGGTTCCCTCCGCGGACACGCTGCGTATGAGCAATCTGGTCAATCACATGACCGTCATGCATGGCACCAGCATTTTGCGTATTGGCGGTGGTGCTGACAACAACCAAGTGGTGTGCACCGAAGCTGCCGAATGGCCGCCAATTGGACATGTTCATGCTCAAAGCCATGGTCTTGGCAACAGAAGAGACCAAGTTCTTACGTTTGGTTGTGGTCATGGTCATATTCCCGCTCATGGTCATGGTCCTGGTGCTGGACCTGGTCGTTGTCAGGGTCTAGGTCAGAGGCATGGTCGCGCTTATGGTCATGGTCATGGTCATGTTAATGACCTTGGTCATGGTCGTCTGATCGGCTGTTTCACAGACTGTGACAGCAGCGCCACAATGCGGCACACCGATCTCAATCTGGGCAGCATGTCGGAGCTGTTGCATCAAGAACTCCAGCCGATTTCCAATCCAAGTCCATCGGAGCCGCCGCTTGCCAACGAGGAGAGCTACAGTGATATCGATTCTGATGATGCTCGTGTCTGA